The Xanthomonas sp. DAR 34887 genome has a segment encoding these proteins:
- a CDS encoding lipopolysaccharide biosynthesis protein, whose translation MSAAETPRPSAPPERSLGSRAAGGAAVTMAGQLAKMVVQFGGIVLLARLLTPYDYGLMAMVTAIVGMAEILRDFGLSSAAIQAKHVSREQRDNLFWINSGIGLVLAVVVFLSSSWIAHFYREPALLGISQALAVTFLLNGMTTQYRAHLSRGLRFGQVSLSDVGAQVMGLLAGVGVALAGYGYWALVWQQVVQALVNLAIAGACARWLPRGYSRAAPMRAFLSFGWNLMAAQLLGYASRNVGQVIIGHRIGAEALGLYNRAFQLLMMPLNQINAPATSVALPVLSQLQDDAPRFGNFLLRGQTVMVHLIVALFSCACALALPLIVLVLGEQWRPAVPLFQVLTLGGIFQTASYATYWVFLAHGLMREQLVYSVVGRVLLIACIFAGSAWGVMGVTVGYTLGLLVMWPLSVIWVAKVAPQVPALELFNNGLRAIVGYGVAGAAAYFAAQQWGGGSLWQQLAVGGVAMALGCVLVFALWPAFRRDVMAILNMRTLLRDARAKR comes from the coding sequence ATGAGCGCGGCCGAAACGCCGCGTCCATCGGCGCCGCCGGAGCGCAGCCTGGGGTCGCGTGCGGCCGGCGGCGCCGCGGTCACCATGGCCGGGCAACTGGCGAAGATGGTGGTGCAGTTCGGCGGCATCGTGCTGCTGGCGCGCCTGCTGACGCCGTACGACTACGGCCTGATGGCGATGGTCACCGCGATCGTCGGCATGGCCGAGATCCTGCGCGACTTCGGCCTGTCCTCGGCCGCGATCCAGGCCAAGCACGTCAGCCGCGAGCAGCGCGACAACCTGTTCTGGATCAACAGCGGCATCGGCCTGGTGCTGGCGGTCGTGGTGTTCCTGTCCTCGTCGTGGATCGCGCATTTCTATCGCGAGCCGGCGCTGCTGGGCATCTCGCAAGCGCTGGCGGTGACCTTCCTGCTCAACGGCATGACCACCCAGTATCGCGCGCATCTCAGTCGCGGGCTGCGTTTCGGCCAGGTATCGCTGAGCGATGTCGGCGCGCAGGTGATGGGCCTGCTCGCCGGTGTCGGCGTGGCCCTGGCCGGTTACGGCTACTGGGCGCTGGTGTGGCAGCAGGTGGTGCAGGCCCTGGTCAACCTGGCGATCGCCGGCGCCTGCGCGCGCTGGCTGCCGCGCGGCTATAGCCGCGCCGCGCCGATGCGCGCGTTCCTGAGCTTCGGCTGGAACCTGATGGCGGCGCAACTGCTCGGCTACGCCAGCCGCAACGTCGGCCAGGTGATCATCGGCCACCGCATCGGCGCCGAGGCGCTGGGCCTGTACAACCGCGCGTTCCAGTTGCTGATGATGCCGCTGAACCAGATCAATGCGCCGGCCACCTCGGTGGCGCTGCCGGTGCTGTCGCAGTTGCAGGACGATGCGCCGCGCTTCGGCAACTTCCTGCTGCGCGGGCAGACGGTGATGGTGCACCTGATCGTGGCGCTGTTTTCCTGCGCCTGCGCGCTGGCGCTGCCGCTGATCGTGCTGGTGCTGGGCGAACAGTGGCGGCCGGCGGTGCCGCTGTTCCAGGTCCTGACCCTCGGCGGCATCTTCCAGACCGCGTCCTACGCCACCTACTGGGTGTTCCTGGCGCATGGCCTGATGCGCGAACAGCTGGTGTATTCGGTGGTCGGGCGGGTGCTGCTGATCGCCTGCATCTTCGCCGGCTCGGCCTGGGGTGTGATGGGCGTGACCGTGGGCTACACGCTGGGCCTGCTGGTGATGTGGCCGCTGTCGGTGATCTGGGTCGCCAAGGTGGCGCCGCAGGTGCCGGCGCTGGAATTATTCAACAACGGCCTGCGCGCGATCGTCGGCTACGGCGTGGCCGGCGCGGCGGCGTACTTCGCCGCGCAGCAGTGGGGCGGCGGTTCGCTGTGGCAGCAGCTGGCGGTGGGCGGCGTTGCGATGGCGCTGGGCTGCGTGCTGGTGTTCGCGCTGTGGCCGGCGTTCCGCCGCGACGTGATGGCGATCCTCAACATGCGCACCTTGCTGCGCGATGCCAGGGCCAAACGATGA
- a CDS encoding cupin domain-containing protein, with the protein MSTKSSTRIASLVRDLSLLPHPEGGRYARVHTSALQVQYEGVTRPACTAIRFLLVRGECSDWHRIDADETWQWEEGGALELLSFDPQHGLQRYRMDASERGGLPSVVIPAGSWQAARPLDDYSLVRCAVAPGFLWERFELLPATDPLAAYLPKLLD; encoded by the coding sequence ATGTCTACGAAATCGTCCACTCGCATCGCCAGCTTGGTGCGCGACTTGTCGCTGCTGCCGCACCCGGAAGGCGGGCGTTATGCGCGCGTACACACCTCCGCGCTGCAGGTCCAGTACGAAGGCGTCACGCGTCCGGCCTGCACCGCGATCCGCTTCCTGCTGGTGCGCGGCGAGTGCAGCGACTGGCACCGGATCGATGCCGATGAAACCTGGCAATGGGAGGAGGGCGGCGCGCTGGAACTGCTGAGCTTCGATCCGCAGCATGGCCTGCAGCGCTACCGGATGGACGCCAGCGAACGCGGCGGCCTGCCGTCGGTGGTGATCCCGGCCGGCAGCTGGCAGGCGGCGCGGCCGCTGGACGACTACAGCCTGGTGCGCTGCGCGGTGGCGCCGGGCTTTCTGTGGGAGCGCTTCGAACTGCTGCCGGCCACCGATCCGCTGGCCGCGTACCTGCCCAAGCTATTGGACTGA
- a CDS encoding glycosyltransferase family 4 protein yields MKVVHVVRQFHPSVGGMEEVVLNIARRHLQQGRDQVEVVTLDRVFTRPQERLAQRDAYQGVPIVRLPFRGSSRYPLAPKVLAALRDADLVHVHGIDFFYDFLALTRILHGTPMIVSTHGGFFHTTYASRLKMLWFKTLTRASARAYARVVATSENDGQVFSAVVAPQRLRVIENGVDVSKFAGQGNATPGRTLIYFGRWSVNKGLLETLDLLRALAAQDPAWQLIVAGREYDFSHADLLQAIAERGLQERVQLRVAPSQEELAQLLGSAQYFVCLSRHEGFGLAAVEAMSAGLLPVLSDIPPFARLVRESAQGVLLDPADPQRGAAAVQAYAAATDATFPAQRQAAMAYAQRYDWDHVVGAYLDEYRAALGTTEGAR; encoded by the coding sequence ATGAAGGTGGTTCACGTCGTGCGCCAGTTCCATCCGTCCGTGGGCGGCATGGAAGAGGTCGTGCTGAACATCGCGCGGCGGCATCTGCAGCAGGGCCGCGATCAGGTCGAGGTGGTCACCCTGGACCGGGTCTTCACCCGGCCGCAGGAGCGCCTTGCGCAGCGCGACGCGTATCAGGGCGTGCCGATCGTGCGGCTGCCGTTCCGCGGTTCCTCGCGCTATCCGCTGGCGCCGAAGGTGCTCGCCGCGCTGCGCGACGCCGATCTGGTGCACGTGCACGGCATCGATTTCTTCTACGACTTCCTGGCCTTGACACGGATCCTGCACGGCACGCCGATGATCGTCTCCACCCATGGCGGCTTCTTCCATACCACCTATGCCTCGCGGCTGAAGATGCTGTGGTTCAAGACGCTGACCCGGGCCTCGGCCCGGGCCTATGCGCGGGTCGTGGCGACCAGCGAGAACGATGGCCAGGTGTTCTCGGCGGTGGTCGCACCGCAGCGCCTGCGGGTGATCGAGAACGGCGTGGATGTGAGCAAGTTCGCAGGGCAGGGCAACGCCACGCCGGGGCGCACGCTGATCTATTTCGGGCGCTGGTCGGTCAACAAGGGCCTGCTGGAAACGCTGGATCTGCTGCGTGCGCTGGCGGCGCAGGATCCGGCCTGGCAGCTGATCGTGGCCGGGCGCGAATACGACTTCAGCCATGCCGATCTGCTGCAGGCGATCGCCGAACGCGGCCTGCAGGAGCGCGTGCAGCTGCGCGTGGCGCCCTCGCAGGAGGAACTGGCGCAGCTGCTCGGCAGCGCGCAGTACTTCGTGTGCCTGTCGCGTCACGAGGGCTTCGGCCTGGCCGCGGTCGAAGCGATGAGCGCCGGCCTGCTGCCGGTGCTGAGCGATATTCCGCCGTTCGCGCGCCTGGTGCGCGAATCGGCGCAAGGCGTGCTGCTGGATCCGGCCGATCCGCAGCGCGGCGCTGCTGCGGTGCAGGCCTATGCCGCCGCCACCGACGCGACGTTCCCCGCGCAGCGGCAGGCGGCCATGGCCTATGCGCAGCGCTACGACTGGGACCACGTGGTCGGCGCCTACCTGGACGAATACCGCGCGGCGCTGGGCACGACGGAGGGCGCGCGATGA
- a CDS encoding glycosyltransferase family 1 protein → MSDSSASATLAAAPAAALAGRPPCYLVLSAHDYRTPRRANIHFIADELAKRGTTRFFSLRYSLLSRLKGDLRLPLDATANTVVKHNGVDCYLWRAPLHPFNTRRRWLRPLEDLMFKLYAAKPPATLLRWMQEADVIVFESGIAVAFIELAARINPTARKVYRASDGLSTINVADYIEREFDRVAPSLDVIALVSPAMADEISSRHNVFHVGHGVDHNLDTLGDPSPYGEGIHAVAVGSMLFDPEFFVAASRAFPQVTFHVIGSGMGRAPGYGDNVVVYGEMKHAETIRYIKHARFGIAPYASEQVPVYLADSSMKLLQYDFFGLPAVCPNAVVGSYQSRFGYTPGDEASIVAAIEKALHAPHVRHRQCLSWSETTDRVLDPSAYPETRLFAADPA, encoded by the coding sequence ATGAGCGATTCTTCCGCATCGGCGACGCTCGCCGCGGCACCGGCCGCGGCCCTCGCCGGCCGCCCGCCGTGCTATCTGGTGCTGTCGGCGCACGACTACCGCACGCCGCGCCGCGCCAACATCCACTTCATCGCCGACGAGCTGGCCAAGCGCGGCACCACACGCTTCTTCTCGCTGCGCTACAGCCTGCTGTCGCGGCTCAAGGGCGACCTGCGGCTGCCGCTGGACGCCACCGCCAACACCGTGGTCAAGCACAACGGCGTGGATTGCTACCTGTGGCGCGCGCCGCTGCATCCGTTCAACACCCGGCGGCGCTGGCTGCGGCCGCTGGAAGACCTGATGTTCAAGCTGTACGCGGCCAAGCCGCCGGCGACGCTGCTGCGCTGGATGCAGGAAGCGGATGTGATCGTGTTCGAAAGCGGCATCGCGGTGGCCTTCATCGAGCTGGCGGCACGCATCAACCCGACCGCGCGCAAGGTCTACCGCGCCTCCGACGGCCTGAGCACGATCAACGTCGCCGATTACATCGAGCGCGAGTTCGACCGCGTGGCGCCGAGCCTGGACGTGATCGCGCTGGTGTCGCCGGCGATGGCCGATGAGATCTCCAGCCGCCACAACGTGTTCCATGTCGGCCACGGCGTGGACCACAACCTGGACACGCTCGGCGACCCTTCGCCGTATGGCGAGGGCATCCACGCGGTGGCGGTCGGCTCGATGCTGTTCGATCCGGAGTTCTTCGTCGCCGCCAGCCGCGCCTTCCCGCAGGTCACCTTCCACGTGATCGGCTCCGGCATGGGCCGCGCGCCGGGCTACGGCGACAACGTGGTGGTGTACGGCGAAATGAAGCACGCCGAGACCATCCGCTACATCAAGCACGCGCGCTTCGGCATCGCGCCGTATGCCTCGGAGCAGGTGCCGGTGTATCTGGCCGACAGTTCGATGAAGCTGCTGCAATACGATTTCTTCGGCCTGCCGGCGGTGTGTCCGAACGCGGTGGTCGGCAGCTACCAGTCGCGCTTCGGCTATACCCCGGGCGACGAGGCGTCGATCGTCGCGGCGATCGAGAAGGCGCTGCACGCGCCGCACGTACGCCACCGCCAATGCCTGAGCTGGTCCGAAACCACCGACCGCGTCCTGGATCCGTCGGCCTATCCGGAGACCCGGCTGTTCGCGGCGGATCCGGCCTGA
- a CDS encoding WecB/TagA/CpsF family glycosyltransferase → MTSGDLPPERAEVLALGGYPILRTTEAAFAHSLFQAQARGEQRQVFFANTNFVVQCQALRQRLRAPDVRIVNDGIGMDLGALLVHRRRFAGNLNGTDLIPYLCRHSRRPLRFFLLGGRPGVAQAAAQTLRQTLGQHVVGTCDGYAEFTAAGTALTERINASGADVVLAAFGNPLQETWILDHAAQLEARLLFGVGALLDFLSGNAQRAPAWVRRLHMEWMYRLLREPRRLLKRYSWDLLVFFGVCLRNGRRLG, encoded by the coding sequence ATGACCTCTGGTGATCTGCCGCCGGAGCGTGCGGAAGTGTTGGCGCTGGGCGGCTATCCGATCCTGCGCACCACCGAAGCGGCGTTCGCGCACTCGCTGTTCCAGGCGCAGGCGCGCGGCGAGCAGCGCCAGGTGTTCTTCGCCAACACCAATTTCGTGGTGCAGTGCCAGGCGCTGCGCCAGCGCCTGCGTGCGCCGGACGTGCGCATCGTCAACGACGGCATCGGCATGGACCTGGGCGCGCTGCTGGTGCATCGCCGCCGCTTCGCCGGCAACCTCAACGGCACCGACCTGATTCCCTACCTGTGCCGGCACAGCCGGCGGCCGCTGCGCTTCTTCCTGCTCGGCGGGCGGCCCGGCGTGGCCCAGGCCGCCGCGCAGACGCTGCGGCAGACGCTGGGCCAGCACGTGGTCGGCACCTGCGACGGCTACGCCGAGTTCACGGCCGCGGGCACGGCCCTGACCGAGCGCATCAACGCCAGCGGCGCGGACGTGGTGCTGGCGGCGTTCGGCAATCCGCTGCAGGAAACCTGGATCCTCGACCATGCCGCGCAGCTGGAGGCGCGCTTGCTGTTCGGGGTCGGCGCGCTGCTGGATTTCCTGTCGGGCAACGCCCAGCGTGCGCCGGCCTGGGTGCGCCGGCTGCACATGGAGTGGATGTACCGCCTGTTGCGCGAGCCACGGCGCCTGCTCAAGCGCTACAGCTGGGACCTGCTGGTGTTCTTCGGCGTGTGCCTGCGCAACGGCCGGCGCCTGGGCTAG
- a CDS encoding GDP-mannose--glycolipid 4-beta-D-mannosyltransferase, translated as MSGEPRCSGDARVPGPPVTVLLSTERPGATTNPYLTQLYAALPQQVQLRFFSMRAALLSRYDVLHVHWPEYMMRHRTAVGTLAKQACMALLLLRLKLAGVPLVRTLHNVAPHEDKGWRERLLLRWTDRLTARWIRINATTPERAPATDTILHGHYRDWYAAMPRPPRVPGRLLHFGLLRPYKGVETLIATLQALPDPALSLRIAGNPINAQIRTVVEQACAADPRISARLQYVEDEVLAHEVGEAELVVLPYRQMHNSGTLLLALSLARPVLAPWNEATAAIAEEVGPQWVLLYRGELDAAQLADALAQARRLPADAMPDLSRRDWSAIGVQHYRSYLDARGVRGEARA; from the coding sequence ATGAGCGGCGAACCGCGTTGCAGCGGCGATGCGCGCGTGCCGGGGCCGCCGGTCACCGTGCTGCTGTCGACCGAGCGGCCCGGCGCGACCACCAATCCGTACCTGACCCAGCTGTACGCGGCCTTGCCGCAACAGGTGCAGTTGCGGTTCTTCTCGATGCGCGCGGCGCTGCTGTCGCGCTACGACGTGCTGCACGTGCACTGGCCGGAATACATGATGCGGCACCGCACCGCCGTGGGCACGCTGGCCAAACAGGCGTGCATGGCGCTGCTGTTGCTGCGGCTCAAGCTCGCCGGCGTGCCGCTGGTGCGCACGCTGCACAACGTCGCCCCGCACGAGGACAAGGGCTGGCGCGAGCGGCTGCTGCTGCGCTGGACCGATCGCCTGACCGCGCGCTGGATCCGCATCAACGCGACCACGCCGGAGCGTGCGCCGGCCACCGACACGATTCTGCACGGCCATTACCGCGACTGGTACGCGGCGATGCCGCGGCCGCCGCGGGTGCCGGGACGGCTGCTGCATTTCGGCCTGCTGCGTCCGTACAAAGGCGTGGAAACCCTGATCGCGACGCTGCAGGCCTTGCCCGATCCGGCGTTGAGCCTGCGCATCGCCGGCAATCCGATCAATGCGCAGATCCGCACCGTGGTCGAACAGGCCTGCGCCGCCGATCCGCGGATCAGCGCGCGCCTGCAGTACGTGGAAGACGAGGTACTCGCGCACGAAGTCGGCGAGGCCGAACTGGTGGTGTTGCCGTACCGGCAGATGCACAACTCCGGCACGCTGCTGCTGGCCTTGTCGCTGGCGCGGCCGGTGCTGGCGCCGTGGAACGAGGCCACTGCGGCGATCGCCGAAGAGGTCGGTCCGCAGTGGGTGCTGCTGTATCGGGGCGAGCTCGATGCCGCGCAGCTGGCCGACGCCCTGGCGCAGGCGCGGCGCCTGCCGGCCGACGCGATGCCCGACCTGTCGCGCCGCGACTGGAGCGCGATCGGCGTGCAGCACTACCGCAGCTATCTGGATGCGCGCGGCGTGCGCGGCGAGGCACGGGCATGA
- a CDS encoding acyltransferase family protein produces the protein MSAATQTLQTVLAEQPTRTGVRGTRDARIDAAKALAILLVVFGHAKGIPHAYVILAYSFHVPMFFVLSGWVGEAFGKRPLGMAIWTKLARSLLLPYLAFFMVAYAYWMLTRNIGSKAQLWGDRPWWEPLLGLVSGIGPKLYVMPALWFLPALFVTTLSYLYLRRRLSLDVLAVLSLLLAWGWATWFPTQDYRLPFALDVLPVSLCFFAIGAAAAKRSGLLPTSRTGNALAALLLGVAWFAIAWNNGRVDVNMMKFGHSPLGFLAASLLGSAMTLCVARLVQEWAWLQWIGRNTLLILCTHTLFFSVMAGVASRTGLVRGDAWGPAWAVSVSVLAVLASVPMRAVIVRVAPWMIGLRREPARQEAN, from the coding sequence ATGAGCGCCGCCACGCAGACGCTGCAGACGGTGCTGGCCGAGCAGCCGACCCGTACTGGCGTGCGCGGCACGCGCGATGCGCGCATCGATGCGGCCAAGGCGCTGGCGATCCTGCTGGTGGTGTTCGGTCACGCGAAGGGCATCCCGCACGCCTATGTGATCCTGGCCTACAGCTTCCATGTGCCGATGTTCTTCGTGCTGTCCGGCTGGGTCGGCGAGGCGTTCGGCAAGCGCCCGCTGGGCATGGCGATCTGGACCAAGCTGGCGCGCAGCCTGTTGCTGCCGTATCTGGCATTCTTCATGGTGGCGTACGCGTACTGGATGCTGACCCGCAATATCGGGTCCAAGGCGCAGCTGTGGGGCGACCGGCCGTGGTGGGAGCCGCTGCTGGGCCTGGTCAGCGGCATCGGACCCAAGCTCTACGTGATGCCGGCGCTATGGTTCCTGCCGGCGTTGTTCGTGACCACGCTGAGCTATCTGTACCTGCGCCGGCGGCTGTCGCTGGACGTGTTGGCGGTGTTGTCGCTGCTGCTGGCCTGGGGTTGGGCGACCTGGTTCCCGACCCAGGATTACCGGCTTCCGTTTGCGCTGGATGTACTACCGGTGTCGCTGTGCTTCTTCGCGATCGGCGCGGCCGCGGCCAAGCGCAGCGGCCTGCTTCCGACCAGTCGCACGGGCAACGCGCTGGCGGCGTTGCTGCTAGGTGTGGCGTGGTTCGCGATCGCCTGGAACAACGGCCGGGTGGACGTCAACATGATGAAGTTCGGCCATTCGCCGCTCGGTTTCCTCGCCGCCAGCCTGCTCGGCAGCGCGATGACACTGTGCGTGGCGCGACTGGTGCAGGAGTGGGCATGGCTGCAGTGGATCGGACGCAACACCCTGCTGATCCTGTGCACGCATACGCTGTTTTTTTCGGTCATGGCCGGCGTGGCCAGCCGCACCGGCCTGGTCCGCGGCGATGCCTGGGGGCCGGCCTGGGCGGTATCGGTAAGCGTGCTGGCGGTGCTCGCCAGCGTTCCGATGCGCGCGGTGATCGTGCGCGTGGCGCCGTGGATGATCGGGCTGCGGCGCGAGCCGGCAAGACAGGAGGCGAATTGA
- a CDS encoding TraB/GumN family protein, which produces MPWTSALRGVCAALLLAFAGLAAAHPAAPPAPPAAAPVVDLQAVLVTGQQPGPGLWQVRRGDHVLWILGTVSPLPKRMQWASGEVERVIGQSQQVIAAPTLSLSSNLGVFRSMLLLPALLKARRNPDDQTLQQVLPAELYAQWLPLKARYLGRDASVEKWRPVFAAQELYEAAMRKSGLSMASVVQPVIERAAKRAKVPIVPVVVEVKVPDAKRALQEFRATALNDRTCFARTLQVIQSDLDTMRQRANAWSEGDLDALGKLPGNDQYRVCMDAVGEAAIARKLGLGDVRQRALGKWLETAERALAQNRSSFAVLSMQALQEADGPLDRLRARGYEVIAP; this is translated from the coding sequence ATGCCCTGGACGAGTGCGCTGAGAGGCGTGTGTGCGGCACTGCTGCTGGCGTTCGCGGGCCTGGCCGCCGCGCATCCGGCCGCACCGCCGGCGCCGCCCGCCGCCGCGCCGGTGGTCGATCTGCAGGCGGTACTGGTGACCGGCCAGCAGCCGGGTCCCGGGCTGTGGCAGGTGCGCCGCGGCGACCATGTGCTGTGGATCCTGGGCACCGTGTCGCCGTTGCCCAAGCGCATGCAGTGGGCATCGGGCGAGGTGGAGCGGGTGATCGGCCAGTCGCAGCAGGTCATCGCCGCGCCGACCCTGTCGCTGTCCTCGAACCTGGGCGTGTTCCGCAGCATGCTGTTGCTGCCGGCGCTGCTGAAGGCGCGGCGCAATCCGGACGACCAGACCCTGCAGCAGGTACTGCCGGCCGAGCTGTACGCGCAATGGCTGCCGTTGAAGGCGCGCTACCTGGGCCGCGATGCCAGCGTGGAAAAATGGCGGCCGGTGTTCGCCGCGCAGGAGCTGTACGAAGCGGCGATGCGCAAATCCGGATTGAGCATGGCCAGCGTCGTGCAGCCGGTGATCGAGCGCGCGGCCAAGCGCGCCAAGGTGCCGATCGTGCCGGTAGTGGTGGAAGTGAAAGTACCCGACGCCAAGCGCGCGCTGCAGGAATTCCGCGCGACCGCGCTGAACGACCGCACCTGCTTCGCGCGCACCCTGCAGGTCATCCAGAGCGACCTGGACACGATGCGGCAGCGCGCCAATGCCTGGTCCGAGGGCGATCTCGACGCGCTCGGCAAGCTGCCGGGCAACGATCAGTACCGGGTGTGCATGGATGCGGTCGGCGAGGCCGCGATCGCGCGCAAGCTGGGCCTGGGCGATGTACGCCAACGTGCGCTGGGCAAATGGCTGGAGACGGCCGAGCGGGCGCTGGCGCAGAACCGCTCCAGCTTCGCGGTGTTGTCGATGCAGGCGTTGCAGGAAGCAGACGGTCCGCTGGACCGGCTGCGCGCACGCGGCTACGAGGTGATCGCGCCTTGA
- a CDS encoding polysaccharide pyruvyl transferase family protein, with amino-acid sequence MSALQKWSALQRWIDYEERRALFWWKPKNGEINVGDHLSKIIVSNVLGQRDRTLLDKRDKRKRLIAIGSVLHFASDGDTVWGSGVNGKIPADRHRFRSLDVRAVRGPKTRAFLRERGIDVPEIYGDPGLLMPLFFPREALSPPAERQPFLIVPHFNEPSEKYAGYKDRLVLPNRQPAGFVRQLLGAELVVSSSLHGLILAEAYGVPSVYLDWGNGEDRFKYDDYYHGTGRMQWHSGGNVEECLALGGNAPFDLHGVQRGLLDSFPHDLW; translated from the coding sequence ATGTCTGCACTGCAAAAATGGTCCGCCCTGCAACGCTGGATCGACTACGAGGAGCGCCGCGCGCTGTTCTGGTGGAAGCCCAAGAACGGGGAGATCAACGTCGGCGATCACCTGTCGAAGATCATCGTATCCAACGTGCTGGGGCAGCGTGACCGCACCTTGCTGGACAAGCGCGACAAGCGCAAGCGCCTGATCGCGATCGGCTCGGTGCTGCATTTCGCCAGCGATGGCGACACGGTGTGGGGCAGCGGCGTCAACGGCAAGATCCCGGCCGATCGGCATCGCTTCCGCAGCCTGGACGTGCGCGCCGTGCGCGGCCCCAAGACCCGCGCGTTCCTGCGCGAACGCGGGATCGACGTGCCGGAGATCTACGGCGACCCCGGCCTGCTGATGCCGCTGTTCTTCCCGCGCGAAGCGCTGTCGCCGCCGGCGGAGCGGCAGCCATTCCTGATCGTGCCGCACTTCAACGAGCCGTCGGAGAAATACGCCGGCTACAAGGACAGGCTGGTGCTGCCCAACCGGCAACCGGCCGGCTTCGTGCGGCAATTGCTGGGGGCGGAGCTGGTGGTGTCCAGTTCCTTGCATGGCCTGATCCTGGCCGAGGCCTACGGCGTTCCGTCGGTCTACCTGGACTGGGGCAACGGCGAGGACCGTTTCAAGTACGACGACTACTATCACGGCACCGGGCGCATGCAGTGGCATTCCGGCGGCAACGTCGAGGAATGCCTGGCCCTGGGCGGCAATGCGCCGTTCGATCTGCATGGCGTGCAGCGCGGTCTTCTGGACAGCTTTCCCCATGACCTCTGGTGA